Within the Saccharopolyspora gloriosae genome, the region GTCCACTTCGGTCGCGCCGGGCGTGCACGGTGCGCGCGTCGGGGTCGCTGCGCACCCGGCCATCGCAGACGGTGGCCTCATCAAGGACCCGCTGCAAGGGCAGGATCCGTATCCGGCGCCAGGTGAGGTCTACAAGCAGCGAACCGGACTGCTGCCGAACATTCTGACCGGAGGTGGCCAGTGATGTCCGCGAAGAAGCGAAGGTTCGCCTCACCCTTGGTCATCGGGGCTGTCCTGCTGGTGGCGGTTCTGGTGGTGCTGTTCGGCGTCTACCAGAAGGAGCGGATCAGCACGACGCTGGCTTCCGGCGACGAGGTCCAGGCCGAGTTCGACCGCCAATACCGCTTGGTGCCGGCCAAGTCGGACGTGAAGATGGCCGGTGTCGTCGTCGGCACGGTGACCGATGTGGAGCAGGACGCGGGCGGAAAAGCGCTGGTATCGATGAAGGTCTGGGGTGATACGACGGACAGGCTGGGCAGCGCTCCGTCAGCGATCATCCGGCCGACGACGTTGCTCGGCGGCGCCTACTACATCGAGCTTCAGCAAGGCGATGCGCACGGGCGGTACGGCGGTGAACCCATCCCGGCGGACCGCACCAGCGTGCCCATCGAACTCGACAAGATCCTCGCCGCGATCCCCGGGCGAGCCCAGGACAGCATCCGGAACACGACACGGCTGACTGACGAGTCACTGCGCGCCGGTGCCGGTGAGAACCTGGGCAACGTCCTCGAACACGCGCCGCAGACCCTCGGGCCAGCAGGCGACGTCCTCTCCAGTGCGCGGGGTACTCGCCCGGGCGAGGACCTGTACGGCATCGTGCCGGACGTAGCAGCGATCGCCGGAACGCTGACCGAGCGCGACGGACAGCTCGGGCACACCATCGATTCGCTCGGCGACGTCAGCGCGACGCTGTCCACGGTGCGGCGGCCGCTGGCGGACTCGATCGCCGCTCTTCCCGAGACCCTGACCAGTACTCGTAGGGGACTCGACGACCTGCACGGAAGCCTGAACCGGCTGACGGACACCGCGGGCAACGCCAGGCCGGCCGTGCAGGAGCTGGGGCCCGTGCTGGCCAAGGCCGATCCGGTCCTGCGCGAGGCCCGGCCGATGGTGGCCGAACTCCGGCCGTTGCTGCAGGACGCGCAGCCGGTGGTCGACCAGTTGGTGCCGACCGCGGACCGAGCCACCTCGACGCTCGATCTGGTGCGCGGCCCGGTGCTGGACCGGATCAACGGGCCGATCGCGAACGCGGTGATGTCGCCGTGGAAGGGCACGGGAGCCTACGAAGGCAACGGAGGTACCGGCCACAAGCTCTACGAAGAGGTCGGGTACCTCGCCGCGCACACCGCGAACCTGTCGCAGTACGGCAACAAGAACGGCCGGATGCTCGGGCTTGCGCTCGGTGCCGGAGTTTCCACCGTGGGCGGCAAGGACCCGGGCACTGCGGAGTTCCTGCAGTCGCTGGGGCTGTTGCCCGGTGGACTGAAGGTGTTGCCGCCGCCGGACGACTCCGGCGACGACTTCACACCGGTACCGGCGACTTCCCCGGGGCAGGACCAGTTCCTGCCCAAGCCCGGCCCGCCCCAGCCTCAAGGGAATTAGGAGCCTCCCGTGACAAAAAAGCTCTCGTTCAGCAGGATCTGGGAGCGGATCCGAACGGTTCCCGGCCTGGGGCGCAACCTGCTCGCACTGACGGTGGTGATCGTCTGTGGGGTGGTCAGCTCGTCGATGATCCTGACCAATCAGCGGTTCCTCCCGCCCTGGCAGGAGCGGTACGAGATGGCGGCCGAGTTCGAGCAGGTACCTGCGGTGAGCCCGAACCAACAGCCCAAGGTGCGC harbors:
- a CDS encoding MlaD family protein yields the protein MSAKKRRFASPLVIGAVLLVAVLVVLFGVYQKERISTTLASGDEVQAEFDRQYRLVPAKSDVKMAGVVVGTVTDVEQDAGGKALVSMKVWGDTTDRLGSAPSAIIRPTTLLGGAYYIELQQGDAHGRYGGEPIPADRTSVPIELDKILAAIPGRAQDSIRNTTRLTDESLRAGAGENLGNVLEHAPQTLGPAGDVLSSARGTRPGEDLYGIVPDVAAIAGTLTERDGQLGHTIDSLGDVSATLSTVRRPLADSIAALPETLTSTRRGLDDLHGSLNRLTDTAGNARPAVQELGPVLAKADPVLREARPMVAELRPLLQDAQPVVDQLVPTADRATSTLDLVRGPVLDRINGPIANAVMSPWKGTGAYEGNGGTGHKLYEEVGYLAAHTANLSQYGNKNGRMLGLALGAGVSTVGGKDPGTAEFLQSLGLLPGGLKVLPPPDDSGDDFTPVPATSPGQDQFLPKPGPPQPQGN